A single Metarhizium brunneum chromosome 5, complete sequence DNA region contains:
- the RIM4 gene encoding Meiotic activator RIM4: MVHHGSMAKMGNLDRGFRTVRKSSSDDHLTSPSPLRGGGVSLGPRYASARASPTPTIQNHRRKTASDDGTPKSTNSSAFLVGSSVEDDIFTEVSSETPAKESMANNETQLQVFEAPPVKVDAQVIYPGTACMFVANLSQPYEDKVLEFEVTKAFSQFGEVWVKIKRDNFHMPFAFCQFTNDHDAQKAEKFGKGMKILGRACRTEMARAQSSFLVSKKSGMPTTIAEATTLLSQLGEVAKAEFADEGFQRSLGVPPPVLVTYKMYDSRREPVRYFSQNQTYLVIANNPKRHNEIVPSASKWDGGDALMQRYDKDRRSAYVGNLPSDMTEDALRALASSSGEVLGIQIYKREIPGKPGQTNCFAFVEFARPGGADDLITTMNSTEIEGKSIRVERKHSRTFETPRREAGHRSCWSTLPRRRTPSSFTLAQTANIDDNSSPMKFTESQHRSTAYNKSFSYGQRRPRQTIFNSDTSVGKAMSSLNLEQAPAKVNDTAQDVQLSGRQHRVGASESPTKKSVEFELPNENRSGNCPATPTITTANGDQHVAGPVISDNDSGAQAAVNTVPAHQHPISPGVMMPPSFGWTPFYQPFPQGYQYMAGPFTPHQSGNEGIVPSYMTPQYPAHPMFYNNMMMPTPPMMAPPPTPTGQFRGSDHHKGHGRGSNEHNSSQ, translated from the exons ATGGTTCACCACGGATCCATGGCCAAAATGGGAAACCTCGATCGTGGTTTCAGAACCGTTAGGAAATCTTCGTCGGATGACCATCTTACATCCCCAAGTCCGTTGCGTGGCGGCGGAGTGT CTCTCGGACCACGGTACGCCAGTGCTAGAGCTTCGCCTACACCGACTATACA GAATCACCGACGCAAAACGGCCTCTGATGACGGGACGCCAAAATCTACGAA TTCATCGGCTTTTCTTGTTGGCTCTAGTGTTGAAGATGATATTTTCACCGAAGTATCGTCCGAAACTCCAGCCAAGGAATCCATGGCTAACAACGAAACACAACTCCAAGTGTTCGAAGCGCCCCCGGTAAAGGTCGATGCTCAGGTCATCTACCCAGGCACTGCCTGCATGTTCGTTGCAAA TCTATCCCAACCTTATGAGGATAAGGTTCTCGAGTTCGAAGTTACCAAGGCCTTTAGCCAATTTGGAGAGGTCTGGGTGAAAATCAAGAGAGATAATTTTCACATGCCTTTCGCGTTTTGTCAATTCACT AATGATCACGATGCTCAGAAGGCAGAAAAGTTTGGCAAAGGAATGAAAATTCTAGGCCGAGCTTGTCGCACTGAGATGGCTCGGGCCCAGT CCTCTTTCCTTGTCTCAAAGAAAAGTGGCATGCCAACCACAATTGCTGAGGCTACAACGCTTCTCAGCCAGCTTGGCGAAGTCGCAAAGGCTGAGTTTGCAGACGAGGGATTCCAACGATCTCTTGGTGTTCCACCACCTGTCCTCGTCACATATAAAATGTATGATTCTAGGCGTGAACCAGTCAGA TACTTTTCTCAGAACCAAACCTATCTAGTCATAGCAAACAATCCAAAACGGCACAATGAGATTGTGCCTTCTGCGTCCAAGTGGGACGGCGGTGATGCACTCATGCAAAGATACGACAAGGATCGTCGTTCCGCATATGTTGGGAACCTCCCTTCCGACATGACTGAGGACGCTCTTCGCGCTCTCGCAAGCTCCAGTGGAGAGGTTCTGGGCATTCAGATATACAAGAGGGAGATTCCAGGCAAACCCG GCCAAACAAATTGCTTCGCATTTGTCGAGTTTGCAAGGCCAGGCGGGGCAGATGACCTGATCACAACTATG AACAGCACAGAAATTGAGGGCAAGTCCATTCGAGTGGAGCGCAAGCATTCTCGAACGTTTGAGACTCCACGACGTGAAGCTGGGCACAGGAGCTGCTGGTCGACTCTCCCGAGACGCCGCACTCCCAGTTCATTCACGCTGGCTCAAACTGCAAATATTGATGATAATTCATCACCAATGAAATTCACCGAATCTCAGCATCGCTCCACAGCCTACAACAAGTCATTTTCTTATGGGCAGAGACGCCCGCGCCAGACCATCTTCAATAGTGACACGTCTGTTGGCAAAGCCATGTCCTCACTCAATCTTGAGCAAGCTCCGGCAAAGGTTAATGATACAGCTCAAGATGTTCAGCTCAGTGGACGCCAACATAGAGTTGGAGCCTCCGAATCTCCAACTAAGAAGTCCGTTGAGTTCGAACTGCCCAACGAAAATCGCTCCGGAAATTGCCCGGCCACTCCCACAATCACTACGGCAAACGGCGATCAGCACGTGGCAGGCCCGGTCATTTCGGACAATGATTCCGGCGCTCAAGCAGCTGTCAACACTGTTCCAGCCCACCAACACCCGATCTCGCCAGGTGTTATGATGCCGCCCTCTTTTGGTTGGACGCCATTCTATCAGCCGTTTCCACAAGGTTATCAGTACATGGCGGGACCATTCACTCCTCATCAGTCAGGGAATGAAGGTATAGTGCCATCATATATGACCCCTCAATATCCTGCTCACCCGATGTTTTATAATaacatgatgatgccaaCGCCTCCTATGAtggctcctcctccaactcctACGGGACAATTTCGTGGTTCGGATCACCACAAGGGACATGGCCGAGGGTCTAATGAACATAACTCTTCCCAGTAA
- the pip_1 gene encoding Proline iminopeptidase, protein MGTEGSLVHLSDGARLYVKILGDNDRSKQLVVALHGGPGVSGHQETEASFQFLSSRFRVLVYDARGSGRSDPKGPYTHDRWAADIDELRIWAGSEPIILAGGSYGGYVALEYAIKYPSHVSALILRDTSTFGLKSTMYCLKSSLTSPRMKVDADRQYRTWAGCLRNNDDLQASFNEILPIFASEKTGSEPAPIASDSGQLRLHYETHNFAMSYNMPRFDVRPRLGDISAPTLIVVGRHDLVAPVQFSEEMHNLMPNSQLAVFEKSGHNPTAEEPDAFQHRVTQFLDHFRL, encoded by the exons ATGGGCACCGAAGGCTCCCTCGTCCACCTCAGTGACGGAGCTCGCTTATACGTCAAAATACTGGGCGACAATGACAGGTCCAAACAGCTAGTGGTAGCCCTACACGGCGGACCTGGTGTGTCTGGCCATCAAGAAACAGAGGCCTCATTTCAATTTCTGTCATCGCGGTTTCGAGTTCTGGTATACGATGCGCGAGGCAGTGGGCGCAGCGATCCCAAGGGGCCTTACACCCACGACCGTTGGGCTGCAGACATAGACGAACTGAG AATCTGGGCAGGCTCAGAACCCATCATCCTGGCTGGAGGCTCATATGGCGGATATGTTGCCCTGGAGTATGCCATCAAGTACCCCTCCCATGTATCAGCTCTTATTCTTCGAGACACGTCGACTTTCGGCCTCAAAAGCACCATGTACTGTCTCAAATCATCTCTCACATCCCCCCGAATGAAAGTCGATGCAGACCGTCAATACAGAACCTGGGCAGGCTGTTTGAGAAACAACGATGACCTCCAGGCTAGTTTCAACGAAATCCTTCCCATTTTCGCATCAGAGAAGACGGGCAGCGAGCCTGCGCCGATAGCGTCCGACTCAGGCCAGTTGAGATTGCATTATGAGACGCACAACTTCGCCATGAGCTACAATATGCCGCGGTTTGATGTACGTCCGAGGCTAGGTGACATTTCTGCACCGACCTTGATCGTGGTCGGACGACATGATCTCGTTGCGCCCGTGCAGTTTAGCGAGGAAATGCACAATTTGATGCCAAACTCCCAGTTGGCCGTCTTTGAGAAATCCGGCCATAATCCGACTGCAGAGGAACCGGACGCTTTCCAGCACAGAGTGACTCAATTTTTGGACCATTTTAGGCTATGA